In Mus caroli chromosome 19, CAROLI_EIJ_v1.1, whole genome shotgun sequence, a genomic segment contains:
- the Lcor gene encoding ligand-dependent corepressor isoform X5: MQRMIQQFAAEYTSKTSSTQDPSQPNSTKNQSLPKASPVTTSPTAASTQNPVLSKLLMADQDSPLDLTVRKSQSEPSEQDGVLDLSTKKSPCASSTSLSHSPGCSSTQGNGEESAEAPIADPNRQSKAPLEKFMVKLCNHHQKQFIRVLSDLYTESQPGSEDLQPLDSTTMDVSACPDDSGCAQLSGRENEKDDCLEASSPASVKLFLDSSGSPSSLNVTEETMKEPSPETDSVDGRDGAVSTVQKDSSEPPDAQHNSTGSADSPTMGCLGTLDSFSSNSPHSSKSLEGQTTGQEQDTNMKPCEDAEDSAPAPVQSLAAVEEVAENTEEGGSCIVSQRNSFKALSEETWDSGFMGNSSSTADKENALQSSSKSSFHQDLETDEQDARPKQENHLHSLGRNKVGFQTYPRDKGHFDHSRGGWLAPSPTPTVHRASNGHSQTKMMSASIKTARKSKRASGLRINDYDNQCDVVYISQPITECHFENQRSILSSRKTARKSTRGYFFNGDCCELPTVRTLARNLCAQDKGSCSPVASEAVMTPKQTLTVPTSKHTVGVPLPTVGVQLPTVGAQLPTTDVQLPTAGAQLPTADVQPPTVGAQLPTADVQPPTVGAQLPTADVQPPTVDAQLPXXXXXXXXXXXXXXXXXXXXXXXXXXVQPPTVGTQLPTADVQPPTVGTQLPTADVQPSTVGAQLPAVDVQLPTVDVQISTVDTQLSTVGEQPLEDIWDDPRKDRTSLEGGDEDTSSAKKHQEAEVCLSLREQDPSSSPRPGETTASSPACLLPAVLPNDNMSEVPEGSIVVSPPTESVLSFQEQDQPPASLQDQPPASQLGSEEMQAQECHLVLTAGSIPFTSREDSEDLLCRPQSSPKTAIREDSSPCSEDEGSAVALDPPLGLELSEHDQSTSTEAETRDIPGETLLLDDSLPLLESSIVTDENPSEMEEGEATSGTGHLEAHDNDTKYSAENDPSEPNSDSPEENVDKKKKARKFPEASDRCLRSQLGDPSSADRYPGSQGLDSSAACSEIKVSKNPAVKHSKREGDSGGVTSEGPVIDSIHTDNLEDPEDPGVSEHSSDEETKQETDGVGVITRQTVKNMLAKEIKREEGGTYPNSDPATVGQPLPGDNLETHVWSKIDERDAHVPSESISCKRDPEQVKENPGHLAIQDTEATAMSEVDTEDTHRKDDAGLAPCSSSGISASQSDGANGPPKAVTRSKRLPSSTYNLRHAHYTNALDTAKMTSEKQGTQVNSAAKGSGASASAEPLDEDDEDSGVEEQPKFMGWCAEEENQELIASFNAHYLRVQKGWIQLEKEAQPTARARSKSDKLKEIWKSKKRARKCRGSLEVQKFSPVQMLFMTNFKLSNICKWFLETTETRSLVIVKKLNTRLPGDIPLVKHPLQKFPPSTMYPSSLQAERLKKHLKKFPGAIPARNNWKTQKLWAKIRENPDLIESEDGSDISLGPSSEDSVEEVREGRHSHPPTNLPTPASTRILRKYSNIRGKLRAQRLDSSLCGASEMKQGRKSVCINPLMSPKLALQVGADGFPVNPKRAERSKGRRRKQRPETLLNVEGQNKRKRAEGSGTQDGKDKGPATKVSRGQEAKKLAAKDRANQLSKKMTLKENKVRVCRKGPGRSCLSSRKEKENANRRPGHPAAASEALTKPSKQKGAREASSKPPKVRRRNRKLSSGRGRARPLAKSPENRTAPRKRKLKAKLDSSQGKRRRLEAK, encoded by the coding sequence AGAGGAGTCAGCAGAGGCACCCATAGCTGATCCTAACCGTCAATCAAAGGCTCCACTGGAGAAGTTTATGGTCAAGCTGTGCAATCATCATCAGAAGCAATTCATCCGCGTCCTGAGTGACCTGTACACCGAGTCTCAGCCTGGTTCTGAGGACCTGCAGCCTTTGGATTCCACCACAATGGACGTCTCCGCTTGCCCAGACGATTCGGGCTGTGCCCAGCTGAGCGGCAGAGAAAACGAAAAGGATGATTGTCTCGAGGCgagttctcctgcctctgtaaAGTTGTTCTTAGACTCATCTGGTTCTCCTAGCTCCCTGAATGTGACTGAAGAAACCATGAAGGAACCCTCTCCTGAGACAGACTCTGTAGATGGGAGAGACGGTGCCGTGAGCACTGTCCAGAAAGATTCCTCTGAACCTCCAGACGCTCAACATAACTCCACAGGTTCTGCAGACAGTCCCACCATGGGATGCCTCGGTACATTGGACTCTTTCTCTTCTAACTCTCCCCACAGTTCTAAAAGCTTAGAGGGGCAAACCACTGGCCAGGAGCAAGACACAAACATGAAACCCTGTGAGGATGCTGAAGACAGTGCCCCAGCGCCAGTCCAAAGTCTGGCTGCAGTGGAAGAGGTGGCTGAGAATACTGAAGAGGGTGGTAGCTGTATTGTGTCTCAAAGAAACTCATTCAAAGCTTTATCAGAAGAGACATGGGACTCAGGGTTTATGGGAAACTCATCTAGTACTGCAGACAAAGAGAATGCTTTACAGTCTAGCTCAAAATCATCCTTCCACCAGGATTTAGAGACAGATGAGCAAGATGCAAGGCCAAAGCAAGAGAACCATCTTCATTCACTAGGTAGAAACAAGGTAGGTTTCCAGACATATCCCAGAGACAAGGGCCATTTTGATCATTCCAGAGGTGGTTGGTTAGCTCCCAGCCCCACACCAACTGTACACAGAGCATCCAATGGCCACTCACAAACCAAGATGATGTCTGCCTCCATCAAGACTGCTCGGAAAAGTAAGAGGGCATCAGGGTTGAGGATAAACGATTATGACAACCAGTGTGATGTTGTTTATATCAGCCAACCAATAACAGAATGCCACTTTGAGAATCAAAGATCCATACTGTCTTCTCGGAAAACAGCCCGAAAGAGTACCCGGGGATACTTCTTCAATGGTGACTGCTGTGAGCTGCCAACTGTTCGCACACTGGCCAGAAATTTATGCGCCCAAGACAAAGGAAGCTGCTCACCAGTAGCATCAGAGGCAGTGATGACTCCCAAGCAGACTCTTACAGTTCCCACCTcaaagcacacagtaggtgtgcCACTTCCCACTGTAGGCGTGCAGCTTCCCACAGTAGGTGCACAACTTCCTAcaacagatgtgcagcttccCACAGCAGGTGCACAACTTCCtacagcagatgtgcagcctcCCACAGTAGGTGCACAACTTCCtacagcagatgtgcagcctcCCACAGTAGGTGCACAACTTCCtacagcagatgtgcagcctcCCACAGTAGATGCACAACTTCCTANNNNNNNNNNNNNNNNNNNNNNNNNNNNNNNNNNNNNNNNNNNNNNNNNNNNNNNNNNNNNNNNNNNNNNNNNNNATGTGCAGCCTCCCACAGTAGGTACACAACTTCCtacagcagatgtgcagcctcCCACAGTAGGTACACAACTTCCtacagcagatgtgcagccttCCACAGTAGGTGCACAACTTCCTGCAGTGGATGTACAACTTCCCACAGTGGATGTGCAGATTTCCACAGTTGATACGCAGCTTTCCACAGTAGGTGAGCAGCCTCTAGAAGATATCTGGGACGATCCTAGGAAAGACAGAACCTCCCTTGAGGGAGGGGACGAAGACACATCATCAGCGAAAaagcatcaggaggcagaggtttgCCTCAGCTTGAGGGAACAGGATCCTAGTAGCTCCCCTAGGCCGGGAGAGACCACAGCCTCTAGCCCAGCATGCCTCCTGCCTGCTGTCCTCCCTAATGACAATATGTCTGAGGTGCCAGAAGGCAGCATTGTGGTCTCACCTCCCACAGAAAGTGTACTGTCTTTCCAGGAACAAGATCAGCCCCCAGCCTCCCTGCAAGACCAGCCACCAGCCTCTCAGCTAGGTTCAgaggaaatgcaggcacaggagTGCCACTTGGTTCTGACAGCTGGAAGCATCCCCTTCACCTCCCGAGAGGACAGTGAAGACCTCCTCTGTAGACCTCAGTCTTCTCCTAAAACAGCCATCAGAGAGGACAGCTCTCCATGCTCAGAAGATGAAGGTTCTGCTGTGGCTTTAGATCCCCCCCTAGGTCTAGAACTGTCTGAACATGACCAAAGCACCAGCACTGAGGCTGAGACCAGAGACATCCCCGGGGAGACACTGTTGCTAGATGACTCCCTGCCCCTCCTGGAGAGCAGCATTGTCACTGATGAGAACCCAAGTGAGATGGAAGAAGGTGAGGCCACAAGTGGAACAGGACACCTGGAGGCGCATGACAATGATACAAAATACTCAGCAGAAAATGATCCGAGTGAGCCAAACTCCGACTCACCTGAAGAGAATGTGGATAAGAAGAAAAAGGCTAGAAAGTTCCCTGAGGCCTCTGATAGGTGCCTAAGAAGTCAGCTTGGAGATCCTTCCTCTGCTGACAGGTACCCAGGGAGCCAGGGTTTGGATTCATCCGCTGCTTGCTCTGAAATCAAGGTTTCTAAAAACCCTGCTGTAAAGCATTCTAAAAGAGAAGGGGACTCTGGTGGAGTGACATCCGAGGGCCCAGTGATTGACAGCATCCATACAGACAATCTGGAGGACCCTGAAGACCCTGGTGTTAGTGAACATTCCTCTGATGAAGAGACCAAGCAGGAGACTGATGGAGTTGGTGTCATTACAAGGCAGACTGTTAAAAACATGCTGGCAAAGGAAATTAAAAGGGAAGAGGGGGGGACTTACCCAAACAGTGACCCAGCCACTGTTGGCCAGCCATTGCCTGGGGACAATCTGGAAACCCACGTCTGGTCCAAGATAGATGAGAGAGATGCCCATGTGCCCTCAGAAAGCATTTCTTGCAAGAGGGATCCAGAGCAGGTAAAAGAGAACCCGGGACACCTTGCCATACAGGACACAGAGGCCACCGCTATGAGTGAGGTGGACACCGAGGATACCCACCGTAAAGATGATGCTGGCCTCGCTCCATGTAGCTCATCTGGGATATCAGCCAGTCAGAGTGACGGTGCTAATGGGCCACCAAAAGCAGTAACAAGGTCTAAGAGACTGCCTTCTTCTACCTACAACCTGAGACATGCTCATTATACGAACGCATTGGACACTGCAAAAATGACTTCAGAAAAGCAGGGCACACAAGTAAACTCAGCAGCCAAGGGAAGCGGAGCTTCTGCAAGTGCAGAGCCCTTAGATGAGGACGATGAGGACTCGGGGGTGGAGGAGCAGCCCAAGTTCATGGGATGGTGTGCAGAGGAGGAGAACCAGGAGCTGATCGCCAGCTTCAACGCCCACTACCTGCGAGTCCAAAAGGGCTGGATCCAGTTGGAGAAGGAAGCTCAGCCAACGGCAAGAGCAAGGAGCAAGTCTGACAAGCTGAAGGAGATTTGGAAGAGCAAGAAGCGGGCACGGAAGTGTAGGGGGTCGTTGGAGGTGCAGAAGTTTTCTCCTGTTCAGATGCTGTTTATGACCAACTTTAAGCTGTCTAACATCTGTAAGTGGTTCTTAGAGACAACAGAAACTCGATCTCTGGTCATTGTGAAGAAACTCAATACTCGTCTTCCAGGAGACATCCCACTTGTTAAACACCCTCTTCAGAAGTTCCCCCCTTCCACCATGTACCCTAGTTCACTACAGGCAGAACGCTtgaaaaaacacttaaagaaattccCTGGAGCCATTCCTGCTAGGAATAATTGGAAGACACAGAAGCTATGGGCTAAAATACGAGAGAATCCTGACCTGATAGAGTCAGAGGATGGCAGTGACATCAGCCTCGGCCCTAGCAGTGAAGACAGTGtggaggaagtcagggaaggCAGACATAGCCATCCTCCCACCAACTTGCCTACTCCAGCCAGCACCCGGATCCTTAGAAAGTATTCCAATATTCGAGGAAAGCTCAGAGCACAGCGCCTGGACAGCTCACTGTGTGGGGCTTCTGAAATGAAGCAGGGCCGCAAGAGCGTGTGCATCAACCCACTCATGTCCCCAAAGCTCGCCCTCCAGGTGGGTGCAGATGGGTTTCCCGTCAACCCCAAGAGGGCTGAAAGAAGcaaggggagaagaaggaagcagaggccgGAGACTTTGCTTAACGTGGAAGGTCAGAACAAGCGCAAGAGAGCAGAAGGCTCCGGTACTCAAGATGGTAAGGACAAGGGGCCGGCAACAAAAGTCAGCAGAGGCCAAGAAGCCAAGAAGCTAGCTGCAAAGGACAGAGCCAACCAACTCTCcaagaagatgaccttgaaaGAGAATAAAGTGAGAGTCTGTAGAAAGGGTCCTGGAAGGAGCTGCCTGTcatccaggaaagaaaaagagaatgcaaACAGAAGACCTGGCCACCCCGCGGCAGCCTCTGAAGCGCTGACAAAGCCTTCAAAACAAAAGGGCGCAAGAGAAGCCTCTTCAAAGCCCCCAAAAGTGAGGAGGAGAAACCGGAAGCTGAGCAGTGGTAGGGGCCGTGCCAGACCCTTAGCAAAAAGCCCAGAGAACCGGACTGccccaagaaaaagaaagctcaagGCCAAACTGGACTCTTCCCAGGGCAAACGGAGGCGGTTAGAAGCCAAGTGA